The sequence CCGCGACGGAGGAGAGCGGCACATAGCGCAGCCCCGTGTTTCCGCCAGCCCATGCGGTCTTCGTCACGGCCGCGATATCCTCGCCCAGTGGCAGCGGGATCGGCAGCGACTTTATCGCATCCGGATCGGCGCGCAGGCTTTCCGGCAGCCGCACCACGATGTCGAAGCGGCGGTCGCCCTCGAACAGCTTTCCGGCCGGCTTGCCGCCGATCGCGATCTCGACCAGATTTTGCACCTCGCCGAGGCTGAGGCCGTAGCGCGACAGCGCCTGGCGGTCGAGCTTGACGGTTAGGATCGGCAGGCCTGCGATCTGCTCGGCCTTGACGTCGGCCGCGCCCTCGATGCCGCGCACCACGCCATTGACCTGCTGGGCGATGCCCGCGAGGACGTCGAGATCGTCGCCGAAGATCTTGACGCCGACATCGCTGCGGATGCCGGCGATGAGCTCGTTGAAGCGCATCTGGATCGGCTGGGTCATGCCATAGGCGGTGCCGGGCAGGGTGTTGGCGGCGCGTTCGAGCTCGGCGACCACCTCGTCCTTCGGCTTGGCCGGATCGGGCCAGTCCTCGCGCGGCTTCAGCGTCACATAGGTATCTGCGGCATTCGGCGGCATCGGATCGTTGGCGATCTCGGCGGTGCCGATCTTGGAGAAGATGGTCGCGACCTCCGGCACCCGCTTGATCGCGTTCTCCAGGCGGAGCTGCATGTCGACGCTCTGGGTCAGGCTGGTGCCGGGAATGCGAATGGTCTCAATGGTGATGTCGCCCTCGTCGAGACGAGGGATGAACTCGCCGCCCATGCGTGTGGCCGCAAAGAGGCTGCCGGCGACGATCAGCACCGCACCGAACGCAACGCTGCGGCGGTAGCGGATGGCGCGATCGAGCAGCGGCACATAGAGACGCTTCGCCGCACGCATAAAAATGTTCTCCGTCTCCGAGATCTTGCCGGTGACGACGATCGCAACCGCGGCCGGCACGAAGGTGACCGACAGCAGCGCCGCGCCCGCGAGCGCCATCAGCACGGTCAGCGCCATCGGCGTGAACATCTTGCCCTCGGTGCCCGTCAGCGTCAGGACGGGAAGGTAGACCACGGCGATGATGAGCGTGCCGAACAGGCTCGGCTTGATCACCTCGCTGCTTGCGGCGCGGATCGTCTCCATCCGCTCCTCCAATGTCAGCAGCCGGCCGCGCCGGTGCTGCTCGGCGGCGAGCAGCCGCAGGCAGTTCTCGACGATGATGACCGCGCCGTCGACGATGATGCCGAAGTCGATGGCGCCGAGACTCATCAGATTGGCACTGACCTTGCTCTCGACCATGCCCGATATCGTGAACAGCATCGAGAGCGGGATGATGCAGGCCGTGATCAGCGCGGCGCGGATGTTGCCGAGGATCAGGAACAGCACCGCGATCACCAGCGCCGCGCCCTCGACCAGATTTTTTTCGACGGTCTGGATGGTGGCTTCGACCAGATGGGTGCGGTCGTAAACGGCGCGCGCGATCACGCCGTCGGGCAGCGATTTCGCGATCTCCGCGAGCCTGGCCTTCACGCGCTGGGCCACGCTGCGGCTGTTCTCGCCGATCAGCAGCATGGCGGTGCCAAGTACGGTCTCGGCGCCGTTCGCCGTTGCCGCGCCGGTGCGTAGATCCTGGCCTTCGCTGACGTCGGCGACATCGCGGATGCGCACCGGCACGCCGCCGCGCGAGCCGATCACGATGTCGCGGATGTCAGCGATATCAGCGACCTGGCCGGGCGCGCGCACGAGATATTGCTCGCCATTGCGCTCGATATAGCCGGCGCCGACATTGGCGTTGTTGGCGGCGAGCGCCGTCATGATGTCGCGGAAGCCGAGCTTGTAGGCCATCAGCCGGCCGGGGATCGGCAGCACGTGAAACTGCCGCTCATGCCCGCCGATCGAGTTGACCTCGATCACGCCGGGAATGGTGCGCAGCTGCGGCTTGATGATCCAGTCCTGGATCGTGCGCAATTCCGTCGGCGTAAACTCGGTCCCAGCCTGTGACTTCGCGCCGGGCTTGGCTTCGACGGAATAGACGTAGATCTCGCCAAGCCCGGTCGAGATCGGTCCCATCGCGACCTCGGTGCCTGCAGGGAGCTGGTCCTTGGCCTGCTGGATGCGTTCATTGACGAGCTGTCGCGCGAAATAGATGTCGGTGCCGTCCTGGAACACGACGGTGACCTGGCTCAGCCCGTAGCGCGAGATCGAGCGGGTGTAGTCGAGCCTCGGCAAACCGGCCATCGCGGTCTCGATCGGGAAGGTAATGCGCTGCTCGGCCTCGAGCGGCGACAGGCCCGGTGCGCGCGTGTTGATCTGGACCTGGACGTTGGTGACGTCGGGCACGGCGTCGATCGGCAGGCGGGTGAAATTCCAGGCCCCGAAGGCGCCGGCCGCCAGCGCGAGGAGGACCACGAGCCATCGTTGACGAATTGAGAAGCCGAGGAGCGCGTCAATCATGATCGGCGTCTCCCTTGCCCATTTCCGCCTTCACGACAAAGCTGTTTTCGGCGACGTAGCGCTCGCCGGCCGAGAGCCCTGCGCGGATCTCCACGAATTTCGGGTCGGAATCGCCGAGCTCGACGGGGCGCGCCTCGATCTTGTCGCCGTCCTCGCGCACGAACACGATGGTCCTGTTCTCCAACGTCTGGATCGCGCTGCGGCGCACGGCGACCGCAACATTGCGGGCGGCGAGGATCAGCCGCGCCGTCACGAACAGGCCGGGCCGCAGGCGCCCGTCCGGATTTGGCAGCACCACGCGGGCGAGCGCGGTCTGGGTTTCGCTCGAGCCGATCGGCGCCATATAGGAGATCGTGCCCTTGATCTCGCCGCGGCCGTCGTCGGGATCGATCAGCACTTCGTCGCCGAGGCGGACACGCTTTAGATCCTGCCGGTAGATCGACAGATCAACCCAGATACTAGAGAGATCGGCGAGGACGAAAGCGGGTTTCTGCTCGGAAGCGTATTCGCCGAGCGAGATCTGCCGCTCGATGACGGTGCCGGCGAACGGCGCCGTCAGCTCGTAGACGGTCAGGCTCTGGTTGCTCTCGATCGCGGCGAGCAGATCGTCTTTGGCGACCTTGTCGCCAATGCGCTTCTGGATCGATTTGACGATTCCCGGAAAGCGAGGCGTGACCTGCACGACGGCTTCCTGATTGGCGCGCAAAATGCCGTTGAACGAGAGCGTGTCGGTCAGCGTGGCGTTCGCGGCCTCCGCCAGCGTCACGCCCGCGGCGGCGAGCTTGACGTCGGAGATGCGGATGCGGTCGGCGCCGTGCTCGTCCTGCTCGACATGATCGTTCGGCTTCTCCGGCTTCTTCTCCGCGGCATGCTCGACGGGCACGACCTTGGCCGGCGCGAGTATGGAATAGCCGTAAGCGCCGAGCGCGGCGGCAATCACGGCCATGAGGATGGTGGGAGCTGTCTTCATCGTGCGCCCTCCCGCGCGAGCGTGAAGGGATTGCCGACGAGGCCCTCGATGGTGGCAACACCGACATGAAAGTTTTGCAATGCCTCCTGCTCGCGCAGGCGCGCCTGCGCCACGCTGGCCTGGGCGTCGAGCACTTCGAGCAGCGTGAAGCGGCCCTGGCCGTAACCTTGCGAAATCGCCTCGGCCGCTTCGCTCGCCTTGGGGATCGCGGTCTCGCGCAGCACCGCGAGCTCGCGCAGCGAGCCCTGGAGCGAGTCATAGGCGCGGCCCGCGACCACAATCAGGGTATTGCGGTTGGCCTCACGCTCGGCGCGGGTCTTGGCGAGGCTTTCCTGCGCCGAGAGGATGTTGCCCTGGTTCTGGTCGAACACGGGGATCGGCACCGAGACGGTGAGGCGCACCGCATCGTCATTGGTCTCGTTGAAATGGCGCCAGCCGGCGGCGATCCGCACGTCGGGATAAGGCCTCAAGCGCGCCATCAGCAGCTCGGCATTGCGCTGAGCGTAGATCGCGGTCCAGCGCACCAGCTGCGGATTGGCGTCGATGGCGGCAACGACCGACTGGAACGTCGGCGGCTTGCCCATGGTGTCGAGCCGGCCGGAGACGTCGCCGAATTTCGCGGCGGGGTCGCCCATCAGCACCGCGAGCTCGCGCCGGGCGCTCGCCAGCGTCGCCTTCAGGCGTTCGCGGTCGGCCTTCACCAGAGCGGAGGCGACCTCGGCGCGGCCGGTCTCGGCCGGCGAGGAGGCGCCGGCTTCGACACGGCGGTGCAGCAGCGGCGTCAGCCGGTCGATCGCGACGATCTGCTCGTCGAGGATCTGGATGCGCCGCTGCGCGCCGAGCACGCTGAGAAAGGCGATCGCCGTCTCCGACAGCACCTCCAGCCTGACGGCCTTGCGCTGGATCGCGGCGACCTCGACGCCGGCCGCACCGGCTGCGACCCGCGCCTCGCGCTTGCCGAACAGCTCGAAGGCCTGGCTGATCTGGAGCGTGGTCTCGGCCGATCGCGTCCCGCGATATTTGCCGGAGCCGAATGAATCGTCCTGTTCATAGGACAATTCCGGATTGAGCAGCGCGCCGGCCTGGATGCGCTGGCCGGTGGCGATGCCGACATCGCGCTCCGCGGCCGTGAGCCGCGGGCTCGCCGCCAGCGCGCGCGAGAGCGCGCTCCGCATCGTCAAAGTCTCGGCATGAGACGGTCCGAGCGCCAATCCAGCAACAAGACACGCTGCCGCGCACGCCAAGCGCGCGGCCATTCCCTTGCGAAACATGAAACCGACCTATGAAGGATGAACCTAATGGGCGCGGGGCGCCCGACCAATCCGTTCAGGCAATCGGCTTGGGAGGCGGAGAGTCGGTATCGGGGATAATTCCGGCGAGCCGGGGTGCACATTGTGGGCGCGATGCAGACACACGCGCGATCGACACGGCCGATGGCGCCGGCTGCGCCACCGTCACCGAGAAGCAGCCATGGCAATGATGTCCGCCGATCGCCTTGTCGTCGCCGCGATCTGTGGAGCCGTCAAGCAACGCAGCGATCTCCGAGCCGCTGGCGGGCGTGGTCACGTCGATGCCGTGCACGCCGTGCAGCGCGCCCGCGAGCAGGTAGACGACCGCGATCAGCACAGCCAGCAGCCCGCGCCAGTTGCGCGGGCGGCAAGATCCTGAAGGCCGGCGGTTCGCGAGCACGACGTCACTCTGATTGCGGGTCTGCGTCCGGCCTAGCATGGAGGCGGGAACAGTGTCGACCCGGAACATTGTTACGTTCTGGGAACAACTGTCGCAGCAGCGCAAGACGAGCGCTTCTCACTGACGGGCGATGACTCGTCGGTGTGAGACAAGCGTCTCGATCGCGACTGCGCGGGCCGGATCCGGAACATGGCTGATGTCAGCGGCCTCGACCGTGATGACAGCATGACAGCTCGCTTCCATCGCCCGCTCCAGCCATTTGATGGCTTGTCGATCCATTGATGGTGGTGCTCGGGATCGGCGAGGGCCTTCTCCCGGAAAACATTCGCCTGATGCAGGCACGCCGTTCTGCGATCCACCTGCGGTGCTCCCGATCTGGAGGTTCCGCCCCGATCGCATCTTTGATGATCCAGATGGCGGCGTCGTTAACATAGGACAGGCGACGGGCGGGTCAGGCGGTTGCACGTGCGGAAAGGCCCCAGCTCCGGGGCTGACCGGCTGGGGTCTTTTGCGCTCACAATCTTCGTCCTTGGGACTTGGACAGACAATCCGCATCTCGCGGGTTCGTTCCGCGGGGCGCGCCGAATTAGGAACGTTCCTCGGACCTCCTGATTAGGGACTGGGAATCTTGAGGAGGATGGACCATGGACGGACTGATTTATCTCATCGGCCTGATCGTCGTGATCATGGCGATCCTGTCGTTCTTCGGCCTGCGCTGAGAGAGCCGCGATGACAATTGAAACTCTCGTGCAGGAAGACGTGATGGAGGGCGGCGCGGCGATGGCCGACGAGCGGAGGAGCATCCAGTGGAGCTCCGTCGTCGCCGGCGCTTTGGCCGCAGGGGCGATGTCGTTCATCCTGGTCAGCTTTGGCGTTGCCATCGGCCTCGGTGTCAGCTCGGCTTCGCCGAGCTGGCGCGATGCATCGGCGGCGCTGGCATTGCTGTCGGGGCTGTATCTGATCATCCAGGCGATCATCAGCTTCGGCTTCGGCGGTTACATTGCCGGCCGGACGGCGCGGCCGGCGCCCGCACTGGCAACGATCGAGGACGACGCCGAGCGGCGGGACGGGGTTCATGGACTGATGTCCTGGGCTTTGGCCGTGCTGATCGGCGCCATGCTGCTGGCGATCCTCGGCGCAGCGGCGATCGACCGTTCGCCGATGCGCAGCGGGGCCGGCAACGCGACCTCCGCCGAGCCGCTGCTCAGCTACGAGCTTGACAAGCTGTTCCGCGCCCCGCGCCGGCCTCCCAACACCGACATGCGGGATGCCCGCGCCGAGGCCGGGCGCATCCTCATGACGTCGTCGAGCCACAGCGGCGTCAGCACCGACGACCGGAGTTATCTGGTGCAGCAGGTCGCCGCGGTCACGGGATTGGCGGCCCCGGATTCCGAACGGCGTGTCGATGCGGCGATTGCGCAGTCGCAGACGGCCATCAACCGCGCGCGGCGCAGCTCGATCATCGTGGCCTTCTCGGTGGCGGCGGCCGCCCTGATCGGCGCCGCGGTCGCCTGGGCTGCCGCCGTGGCCGGCGGACGGCACCGCGATGGCGAGCCGTTGCCGAACTGGATGGCAAGCTCGAACCGCTTCCATCGCAACCCCCGCGCGATGCCGGTGCCGTAGCTTGCAAGCGATGGCCGGGAGCAAGCCCGGCCATTCCCGCCTTAAGCCCGCTCCTCCCAGATCATCGCCAGATGCACGATGGTCTGCACCGCCTTCTCCATGTCCTGCCGGCTGACCCACTCGAGCCGCGAATGGAAGGCGTGCTCGCCGGCAAAGATGTTGGGGCAGGGCAGGCCCATGAAGGACAGGCGCGAGCCGTCGGTGCCGCCGCGGATCGCGGTGCGCATCGGACGCAGGCCGGCGCGTCGGATCGCCTCGATGGCGTATTCGAGGATGTGCGGGTGACGGTCGATCACCTGCTTCATGTTGCGGTACTGCTCGCGCACCTCGAACGTGTAGGTCGAGCGCGGATAGTCCTTCATCACGTCCTTGACGATGGTCTCGAGCAGGGCCTCTTTCTCCCTCAAGCCTTCCTCGGTGAAGTCGCGCACGATGAAGGCGAGCGTCGCCTGCTCCAGCGCGCCTTCGATGCTGATCGGATGCAGAAAACCCTGCTTGCCTGAGGTCGTCTCCGGCGAGCAGCCCTCCTTCGGCAGACGCTCGACGATGGCGGCCGCGACCTTGATCGCGTGCTCCATCTTGCCCTTGGCATAGCCGGGATGGGCGCTGACGCCGTTGATGACGATGGTGGCGCCATCAGCCGAGAAGGTCTCGTCCTCGACGCAGCCGGCGCTCTCGCCGTCCATGGTGTAGCCGAAATCGGCGCCCAACTTCTTCAGGTCGACATTGTCGACGCCGCGGCCGATCTCCTCGTCCGGCGTGAACAGGATCTTGATGGTGCCGTGCTTGACGTCGGGATTGTTGATGAAGAAATGCGCGGCATCCATGATTTCGGCGACGCCGGCCTTGTTGTCGGCGCCCAGCAGCGTGGTGCCGTCGGTGGTGATGATGTCGTTGCCGATCTGGTTTTTCAGCGCGGGGTGTTCGGCGAAGCGGATCACCTGGCTGGTGTCGCCCGGCAGCGTGATGTCGCCGCCGCGATAGTTCTTCACCATTTGCGGTTTGACGTCCTTGCCGGTGACGTCGGGCGAGGTGTCCATGTGCGAGCAGAAGCAGATCACCGGCACCTTCTTGTCGGTGTTGCCCGGGATCGTGGCATAAACATAACCGTAATCGTCCAGATGGGCGTCGGTGATGCCCATGGTCTTCAGCTCGGCGGCGAGCACGCGGCCGAGATCTTTCTGCTTCTCGGTCGAGGGCGAGCTGGGGGATTCCGGATCGGACTGGGTGTCGATGGTGACGTAGCGCAGGAAGCGCTCGGTCACGGTATGGGTGAAGGTGAGGGAGGACATGTCTGGTCAACCGCCGGGTCTTTGGGGGAAGCAGGCGGTATATCAGAAAAGCGAGCCGCGTTGCGGCCGGACGAGGCGGGATCAGGCTTAACGGGACGTAAGCAGCTAGATCGCCTCTTTCAGTTCCTTGACCGGGCGGAACGCGACCTTCTTGCTGGCCTTGATGTGGATCGCCTCGCCGGTGGCGGGATTGCGGCCGGTGCGGGCCGCGCGCTTGCGGACCTGGAGGATGCCAAGGCCGACGATGCGGACGCGGTCGCCCTTCTTCAGGTGCTTGGTGATCAGCTCGACCAAGTCGGTGAGGACGGCCTCTGCGTGCTTTTTCGAGAGGTCCTGGCTCTCCGCGATATCGGCGGCAAGATGCTTGAGCGTGATGGTGGCGGGCGCGGCAGCCTTCTTTGCCGAATCCTTCTTAGCCATGTCTGGCCTCCTCGCTTCCTGCCGGTCTCTGGGAGGGCCCGAAACCCACGCAAGTTGCGGAAGGCGTAGACGATTCGGGGCCGGACTGACTACGTCAGGGGACGCGGAAGCCGCCGGCGTGCGCTCAGCCGGCGCGAGACGGGACTATTCCGGCCATGGATGCCAACGTCCTTGACTTCACCTAGTCCCGCCTTTAAGTCCCCCCTCGTTCCGCAGACATTTGCGTGTCACGCGGGAGTAGCTCAGTTGGTTAGAGCGCCGGCCTGTCACGCCGGAGGTCGCGGGTTCGAGCCCCGTCTCTCGCGCCATTTTTGGCAGCATCTTCAAACCCTTATTGCTGAATCTTCACCGCGCTCGACAATGCGGGCATCGCCGCGCGTTTAATCCGGCGCCTTGGGCCGGATATCGAGTATCCTATACGGCCGCTTCAGCGACACGATCCTGGCCACCTCGGATATCGTCAGTTGCGGGTTGCGCTCGGCGAGCCGGCTCACCTCGTCCGGCTGCATCACCGCCACCACGCGATTTTGAACTCGCGCAATATCTTCGACCGTGACCGCATGAATGGGACCCTTCACGTAGACGAGCATGTTGTACTCGGCCGTCGTCGCCATCACGTAGAGCGGGCCGGGGCGGGTCCTGAGCGCGTCGCTGATCGCGGTTCCCGCGATCTGGCTCTCCCTAAAGAGATGCGGCCACAACGGCATCACCACCCATCCGCGCAGCAGCAGGCCGGTGAAAATGAGGCAGGTGACGACGAGTGTCGACACGATCACCCGCGGGTGGTCGTAGCGCCACCGGTCGAACATCAGGCCACAGATGACCGCCAGCGTCATCGTGGCCGGCATGGCATAGCGCGCGGCGACGCCGCCGGGCCAAAGAACGAGGACGAGCGTGCAGGCCAGGGTGTAGATGACGCAGACCAGCAGCAAGTCGTGCCGGCTGTCCTTCCATGTCCCAAGCATGGCTGCCATCGCCGGA comes from Bradyrhizobium diazoefficiens and encodes:
- the ihpB gene encoding divalent metal ion exporter adaptor subunit IhpB — translated: MKTAPTILMAVIAAALGAYGYSILAPAKVVPVEHAAEKKPEKPNDHVEQDEHGADRIRISDVKLAAAGVTLAEAANATLTDTLSFNGILRANQEAVVQVTPRFPGIVKSIQKRIGDKVAKDDLLAAIESNQSLTVYELTAPFAGTVIERQISLGEYASEQKPAFVLADLSSIWVDLSIYRQDLKRVRLGDEVLIDPDDGRGEIKGTISYMAPIGSSETQTALARVVLPNPDGRLRPGLFVTARLILAARNVAVAVRRSAIQTLENRTIVFVREDGDKIEARPVELGDSDPKFVEIRAGLSAGERYVAENSFVVKAEMGKGDADHD
- a CDS encoding HU family DNA-binding protein, with product MAKKDSAKKAAAPATITLKHLAADIAESQDLSKKHAEAVLTDLVELITKHLKKGDRVRIVGLGILQVRKRAARTGRNPATGEAIHIKASKKVAFRPVKELKEAI
- a CDS encoding efflux RND transporter permease subunit, producing the protein MIDALLGFSIRQRWLVVLLALAAGAFGAWNFTRLPIDAVPDVTNVQVQINTRAPGLSPLEAEQRITFPIETAMAGLPRLDYTRSISRYGLSQVTVVFQDGTDIYFARQLVNERIQQAKDQLPAGTEVAMGPISTGLGEIYVYSVEAKPGAKSQAGTEFTPTELRTIQDWIIKPQLRTIPGVIEVNSIGGHERQFHVLPIPGRLMAYKLGFRDIMTALAANNANVGAGYIERNGEQYLVRAPGQVADIADIRDIVIGSRGGVPVRIRDVADVSEGQDLRTGAATANGAETVLGTAMLLIGENSRSVAQRVKARLAEIAKSLPDGVIARAVYDRTHLVEATIQTVEKNLVEGAALVIAVLFLILGNIRAALITACIIPLSMLFTISGMVESKVSANLMSLGAIDFGIIVDGAVIIVENCLRLLAAEQHRRGRLLTLEERMETIRAASSEVIKPSLFGTLIIAVVYLPVLTLTGTEGKMFTPMALTVLMALAGAALLSVTFVPAAVAIVVTGKISETENIFMRAAKRLYVPLLDRAIRYRRSVAFGAVLIVAGSLFAATRMGGEFIPRLDEGDITIETIRIPGTSLTQSVDMQLRLENAIKRVPEVATIFSKIGTAEIANDPMPPNAADTYVTLKPREDWPDPAKPKDEVVAELERAANTLPGTAYGMTQPIQMRFNELIAGIRSDVGVKIFGDDLDVLAGIAQQVNGVVRGIEGAADVKAEQIAGLPILTVKLDRQALSRYGLSLGEVQNLVEIAIGGKPAGKLFEGDRRFDIVVRLPESLRADPDAIKSLPIPLPLGEDIAAVTKTAWAGGNTGLRYVPLSSVAAIEIAPGPNQISRENGKRRVVVMANVRGRDLRSFVAETQAAVAEKVKLPPGYWIGWGGQFEQLVSATKRLTIVVPVALLLVFLLLFMGMGSAADAALVFSGVPLALTGGVAALLLRGIPLSISAGVGFIALSGVAVLNGLVIIAFIERLRSEGRPIAEAVRDGALTRLRPVLMTALVASLGFVPMALATGAGAEVQRPLATVVIGGIISSTTLTLLVLPALYVLFRRDGTSETPTMAAATSWED
- the ihpA gene encoding divalent metal ion exporter subunit IhpA — encoded protein: MFRKGMAARLACAAACLVAGLALGPSHAETLTMRSALSRALAASPRLTAAERDVGIATGQRIQAGALLNPELSYEQDDSFGSGKYRGTRSAETTLQISQAFELFGKREARVAAGAAGVEVAAIQRKAVRLEVLSETAIAFLSVLGAQRRIQILDEQIVAIDRLTPLLHRRVEAGASSPAETGRAEVASALVKADRERLKATLASARRELAVLMGDPAAKFGDVSGRLDTMGKPPTFQSVVAAIDANPQLVRWTAIYAQRNAELLMARLRPYPDVRIAAGWRHFNETNDDAVRLTVSVPIPVFDQNQGNILSAQESLAKTRAEREANRNTLIVVAGRAYDSLQGSLRELAVLRETAIPKASEAAEAISQGYGQGRFTLLEVLDAQASVAQARLREQEALQNFHVGVATIEGLVGNPFTLAREGAR
- the pepT gene encoding peptidase T, translating into MSSLTFTHTVTERFLRYVTIDTQSDPESPSSPSTEKQKDLGRVLAAELKTMGITDAHLDDYGYVYATIPGNTDKKVPVICFCSHMDTSPDVTGKDVKPQMVKNYRGGDITLPGDTSQVIRFAEHPALKNQIGNDIITTDGTTLLGADNKAGVAEIMDAAHFFINNPDVKHGTIKILFTPDEEIGRGVDNVDLKKLGADFGYTMDGESAGCVEDETFSADGATIVINGVSAHPGYAKGKMEHAIKVAAAIVERLPKEGCSPETTSGKQGFLHPISIEGALEQATLAFIVRDFTEEGLREKEALLETIVKDVMKDYPRSTYTFEVREQYRNMKQVIDRHPHILEYAIEAIRRAGLRPMRTAIRGGTDGSRLSFMGLPCPNIFAGEHAFHSRLEWVSRQDMEKAVQTIVHLAMIWEERA